In a genomic window of Bradyrhizobium sp. LLZ17:
- a CDS encoding transglutaminase domain-containing protein, whose amino-acid sequence MQHITTYRYEPQATSVIQILRMTPCSHDGQYVAEWQIDVSTDTKLDTHEDAFGNVTHVLSCGPVDDIRITAEGLIETHDTGGVLRGADERFPAGMFLRTTELTEVNPAMAAVTRQLRSEAESDTLGFLHTLMTQISEHMTFDEDPTNSGTSAAEAFTLKRGVCQDYAHIFIACARTGGVPARFVSGHFLRSDGTVHQEAGHAWAEAYVDGLGWVGFDPANSICTTDAHVRVAIGLDYLGAAPVRGTRYGGGAETLSVEVKVEQAGRGGQSQSQSQRQS is encoded by the coding sequence ATCCAGCACATCACGACTTATCGCTACGAGCCGCAGGCCACCAGCGTCATCCAGATCCTGCGCATGACGCCGTGCAGCCATGACGGACAGTATGTGGCGGAATGGCAGATCGACGTCTCGACCGACACCAAGCTCGACACTCATGAGGACGCCTTCGGCAACGTCACCCATGTCTTGTCCTGCGGCCCCGTCGACGACATCAGGATCACGGCCGAGGGCCTGATCGAGACCCACGACACCGGCGGCGTGCTGCGCGGCGCGGACGAGCGCTTCCCGGCCGGCATGTTCCTGCGCACCACCGAATTGACCGAGGTCAATCCTGCCATGGCGGCGGTCACGCGCCAGTTGCGCAGCGAGGCGGAGAGCGACACGCTTGGCTTCCTGCACACGTTGATGACGCAGATCAGCGAGCACATGACCTTCGACGAGGACCCGACCAACAGCGGCACCTCGGCGGCCGAAGCGTTCACGCTCAAGCGCGGCGTGTGCCAGGACTACGCGCATATCTTCATCGCCTGCGCCCGCACCGGCGGCGTGCCGGCGCGTTTCGTCTCCGGACATTTTTTGCGGTCTGACGGCACAGTGCATCAGGAGGCCGGCCACGCCTGGGCGGAGGCTTATGTCGACGGTCTCGGCTGGGTCGGCTTCGATCCCGCCAACAGCATCTGCACCACCGATGCCCATGTCCGCGTCGCGATCGGGCTCGATTATCTCGGCGCCGCCCCCGTGCGCGGCACCCGCTACGGCGGCGGCGCGGAGACACTGTCGGTCGAAGTCAAGGTCGAGCAGGCCGGCCGCGGCGGACAATCGCAATCGCAATCACAACGGCAGAGCTGA
- a CDS encoding peptidase, producing MTYCCGILVRDGLVMIADTRTNAGLDNVSTFRKLHIFTKPGDRIMAIASAGNLAISQSVLSTLTEGLEDPNTGEIETLMNAPTMFQAAQRIGRAIRAVHATEGPALKSEDVSFDVSFLFGGQIKGARMRLFMVYTAGNFIECTTDTPYLQIGEHKYGKPVLDRAMHYDVELYEALKTGLISMDSTMRSNLGVGLPIDVLVVRADACDADLNHRIEAGEPYFHDLRSRWSAALRAAHQNIPRPPYKNEKEPKS from the coding sequence ATGACCTATTGTTGCGGAATTCTGGTGCGGGACGGGCTCGTCATGATCGCCGATACCCGCACCAATGCCGGCCTCGATAACGTCTCGACCTTCCGCAAGCTCCACATCTTCACCAAGCCCGGCGACCGCATCATGGCGATTGCCAGCGCCGGCAACCTCGCCATCAGCCAATCGGTGCTGTCCACCCTGACCGAGGGCCTGGAAGATCCCAACACGGGCGAGATCGAAACGCTGATGAACGCGCCGACCATGTTCCAGGCCGCCCAGCGCATCGGCCGGGCGATCCGGGCGGTGCATGCGACCGAGGGCCCTGCGCTAAAGTCCGAGGATGTCTCGTTTGACGTCTCCTTCCTGTTCGGCGGCCAGATCAAGGGCGCGCGCATGCGGCTGTTCATGGTCTATACCGCCGGCAATTTCATCGAATGCACCACCGACACGCCTTACCTGCAGATCGGCGAGCACAAATACGGCAAGCCGGTGCTCGACCGCGCAATGCACTATGACGTCGAACTCTATGAAGCACTGAAGACCGGACTAATCTCGATGGATTCGACCATGCGCTCGAATCTCGGCGTCGGCCTGCCGATCGACGTGCTGGTGGTGCGGGCGGACGCCTGCGACGCCGATCTCAATCACCGCATCGAGGCGGGCGAGCCGTATTTTCACGATTTGCGCTCGCGCTGGTCGGCGGCCTTGCGCGCCGCGCACCAGAACATTCCGCGGCCGCCCTACAAGAACGAAAAAGAGCCCAAGAGCTAA
- a CDS encoding 2-hydroxychromene-2-carboxylate isomerase yields MIEFFFDCSSPWTYLAFHNIQLLAKELGAEIIWRPILVGGIFNTVNPSVYAQRETPVPLKARYMKKDLADWARSAGLAIKMPPTVFPVNSVKAMRGCIWLGKDMVPFATAVFEAYWGGDKDISQDAVLAEICKKVGIDEQNFFAGISEQAIKDQLKANTEEVVARGGFGSPTIFVNKVDMYFGNDRLPLIREALLRSKASAA; encoded by the coding sequence ATGATCGAATTCTTCTTCGACTGTTCCAGTCCCTGGACCTATCTCGCGTTCCACAACATCCAGCTATTGGCCAAGGAGCTCGGCGCCGAGATCATCTGGCGGCCGATCCTGGTCGGCGGCATCTTCAACACGGTCAACCCGAGCGTCTACGCGCAGCGCGAGACGCCGGTGCCGCTGAAGGCACGCTACATGAAGAAGGATCTCGCCGACTGGGCGCGCTCGGCGGGGCTCGCAATCAAGATGCCGCCGACGGTATTTCCGGTGAACAGCGTGAAAGCCATGCGCGGCTGCATCTGGCTCGGCAAGGACATGGTGCCGTTCGCGACCGCTGTGTTCGAAGCCTATTGGGGCGGCGACAAGGACATTTCGCAGGATGCGGTGCTGGCCGAGATCTGCAAGAAAGTCGGCATCGACGAGCAAAACTTCTTCGCGGGCATTTCGGAGCAGGCGATCAAGGACCAGCTCAAGGCGAACACGGAGGAGGTCGTGGCGCGCGGCGGCTTCGGCTCGCCGACGATCTTCGTCAACAAGGTCGACATGTATTTCGGCAACGACCGCCTGCCGCTGATCCGCGAGGCCCTGCTGCGCAGCAAGGCGAGCGCGGCCTGA
- a CDS encoding methionine synthase — MLFPTTIAGSLPKPEWLAEPNMLWAPWKSQGDELVRAKRDATMLAVKIQEDAGIDIVTEGEQARQHFVHGFLEKIEGIDFAHKVEMGIRKDRYKAMVPQVVAPLRLKGRVHADEARVARTHTRKKLKFTLPGPMTIIDTIADRYYGDRVKMAFAFAELLNEEAKALQADGVDLVQFDEPAFNVYMDEVNDWGIKALERAAQGLTCATAVHICYGYGIKANTDWKETLGTQWRQYEQIFPAIDASPIQQVAIECRNSKVPLDLLALLQNKIVQAGVIDVASDTVETAEDVVKVIDAVSKFVPKSNIIATTNCGMAPMRRDIAEAKLMALGAGAALAREKLV, encoded by the coding sequence ATGCTGTTTCCAACCACGATCGCCGGCTCCTTGCCGAAGCCGGAATGGCTTGCCGAACCCAACATGCTCTGGGCGCCCTGGAAGTCGCAAGGTGACGAGCTTGTCCGCGCCAAGCGCGACGCGACCATGCTTGCCGTGAAAATCCAGGAGGACGCCGGCATCGATATCGTCACCGAGGGCGAGCAGGCGCGGCAGCACTTCGTGCACGGTTTTCTGGAGAAGATCGAGGGCATCGACTTCGCCCACAAGGTCGAGATGGGCATCCGCAAGGACCGCTACAAGGCGATGGTGCCGCAGGTGGTGGCGCCGCTCCGACTCAAGGGGCGCGTCCATGCCGACGAGGCGCGCGTGGCGCGCACGCATACCAGGAAAAAGCTGAAGTTCACCCTGCCCGGCCCGATGACCATCATCGACACCATCGCCGACCGTTACTACGGCGACCGCGTCAAGATGGCGTTCGCCTTCGCCGAGCTTCTGAATGAAGAAGCCAAGGCGTTGCAGGCCGATGGTGTCGATCTCGTGCAGTTCGACGAGCCCGCCTTCAACGTCTACATGGACGAGGTCAACGATTGGGGCATCAAGGCGCTGGAGCGCGCCGCGCAAGGCCTGACCTGCGCCACTGCCGTGCATATCTGCTACGGTTATGGCATCAAGGCCAACACCGACTGGAAGGAAACGCTCGGCACCCAATGGCGGCAGTATGAGCAGATTTTTCCGGCGATCGATGCGAGTCCGATCCAGCAGGTCGCGATCGAGTGCCGAAATTCGAAGGTGCCGCTCGATCTGCTCGCGCTGCTCCAGAACAAGATCGTGCAGGCCGGCGTGATCGATGTTGCCAGCGACACGGTCGAGACCGCCGAGGACGTCGTCAAGGTGATCGACGCGGTATCGAAATTCGTGCCCAAGAGCAACATCATCGCGACCACCAATTGCGGCATGGCGCCGATGCGGCGCGACATCGCCGAAGCCAAGCTGATGGCGCTCGGCGCCGGCGCCGCGCTGGCGCGCGAGAAGTTGGTGTGA
- a CDS encoding alpha-E domain-containing protein — MLSRTAENLYWLARYVERAEYLARTIDATLRVTALPAAYIGKTNEWDSALLTAGVAASFYQQYEEANEHNVVEYLSFSPNNPSSIRNCIEAARLNSRSVRTALTSEMWDTINSAWIELQEVWSKGTSTREELAKFLRFVQETSLRFDGSAYRTMLRNDAYWFSRMGLHLERADNTARILDVKYHVLLPEEEHVGGPLDFYQWTSILRSVSALTAYHWVYRETLKPWLIADLLILNDTLPRSLASCYGNLVRNLDQIGVAYGRQGPAQRHARGIRNRLEHSNMNDIFQHGVHEFIQEFITDNSRLGEIITKQYLI, encoded by the coding sequence ATGCTGTCGCGTACCGCCGAAAACCTCTACTGGCTCGCCCGCTATGTCGAACGGGCCGAATATCTCGCGCGCACCATCGATGCGACCTTGCGCGTTACCGCTCTGCCGGCCGCCTATATCGGCAAGACCAATGAATGGGACTCGGCGCTTCTCACCGCCGGCGTCGCCGCGAGCTTCTATCAGCAATATGAAGAAGCCAACGAGCACAACGTCGTCGAATACCTCTCGTTCTCGCCGAACAACCCGTCCTCGATCCGGAACTGCATCGAGGCGGCGCGGCTGAACTCGCGCTCGGTGCGTACCGCGCTGACCAGCGAGATGTGGGACACCATCAACTCGGCCTGGATCGAATTGCAGGAGGTCTGGAGCAAGGGCACCTCGACCCGCGAGGAATTGGCCAAATTCCTGCGCTTCGTCCAGGAGACCTCGCTGCGCTTCGACGGCTCGGCCTACCGCACCATGCTGCGCAACGACGCCTACTGGTTTTCGCGAATGGGCTTGCATCTAGAGCGCGCCGACAACACCGCACGCATTCTCGACGTGAAGTACCACGTGCTCTTGCCCGAGGAGGAACATGTCGGCGGCCCGCTCGATTTCTATCAGTGGACCTCGATCCTGCGTTCGGTCTCCGCGTTGACGGCCTATCATTGGGTCTATCGTGAGACGCTGAAGCCGTGGCTGATCGCGGATCTGCTCATCCTCAACGACACGCTGCCGCGCTCGCTGGCAAGCTGCTACGGCAATCTGGTGCGCAATCTCGACCAGATCGGCGTCGCCTATGGCCGCCAGGGCCCGGCCCAGCGCCACGCCCGCGGCATCCGCAACCGGCTCGAACACAGCAATATGAACGACATTTTCCAGCATGGCGTCCATGAATTCATTCAGGAATTCATCACGGACAATTCCAGGCTGGGCGAAATCATCACGAAGCAGTATTTGATCTGA
- a CDS encoding circularly permuted type 2 ATP-grasp protein — protein sequence MAVAFDEMNIPGGDLRPAYQELARWLKETPPEALEYRRQEAELLFRRIGITFAVYGEAESTERLIPFDVIPRIMSGKEWALLEKGLKQRVRALNMFLRDIYHGRDILRAEIVPDDLIFQNPVFRPEMNGQQVPHDVYVHIAGIDIVRVDANDFIVLEDNARTPSGVSYMLENREIMMRLFPDLFARHRVAPVERYPDELLSALRSVAPQSASGEPTVALLTPGVYNSAYYEHSFLADKLGIELVEGRDLIVKNNEVFMRTTEGVKRVDVIYRRVDDDYLDPLTFRPDSALGVPGLMSAYAAGNITLANAVGTGIADDKAIYSYMPDIVKFYLGEEPILKNVQTWRCREPKDLAYVLDHLGELVVKEVHGSGGYGMLIGPAATKATIEAFREKLKREPEGFIAQPTLALSTCPTCTASGLAPRHVDLRPFVLTGSKSTTIVPGGLTRVALKEGSLVVNSSQGGGTKDTWILDE from the coding sequence ATGGCAGTCGCGTTTGATGAAATGAACATTCCCGGCGGGGACCTTCGCCCCGCCTATCAGGAGCTGGCGCGCTGGCTCAAGGAGACGCCTCCCGAGGCGCTCGAATATCGTCGCCAGGAAGCCGAGCTCCTGTTCCGCCGGATCGGCATCACCTTCGCCGTGTATGGCGAGGCCGAGTCGACCGAGCGCCTGATTCCCTTCGACGTCATCCCGCGGATCATGTCCGGCAAGGAATGGGCGCTGCTGGAAAAGGGCCTGAAGCAGCGCGTGCGCGCGCTGAACATGTTCCTGCGCGACATCTATCACGGCCGCGACATTCTCCGTGCCGAGATCGTGCCCGACGACCTCATCTTCCAGAACCCGGTGTTCCGGCCCGAGATGAACGGCCAGCAGGTGCCGCACGACGTCTACGTGCACATCGCCGGGATCGACATCGTCCGGGTCGACGCCAACGACTTCATCGTGCTGGAGGACAATGCACGCACGCCGTCCGGCGTGTCCTACATGCTGGAAAACCGCGAGATCATGATGCGGCTGTTTCCGGATCTGTTCGCCCGCCACAGGGTGGCGCCGGTCGAGCGATATCCGGACGAGCTGCTCTCCGCGCTGCGCTCGGTCGCGCCGCAGAGCGCTTCGGGCGAGCCGACGGTCGCGCTGCTGACGCCCGGCGTCTACAACTCGGCCTATTACGAGCACTCCTTCCTCGCCGACAAGCTCGGGATCGAGCTCGTGGAAGGGCGCGACCTCATCGTCAAGAACAACGAAGTGTTCATGCGGACGACGGAAGGGGTGAAACGGGTCGACGTGATCTACCGCCGCGTCGACGACGATTACCTCGATCCCCTCACCTTCCGCCCCGATTCCGCGCTCGGCGTGCCCGGCCTGATGTCGGCCTATGCGGCCGGAAACATCACGCTCGCCAACGCCGTCGGCACCGGCATCGCCGACGACAAGGCGATCTACTCCTACATGCCGGATATCGTGAAATTCTATCTCGGCGAGGAGCCGATCCTGAAGAACGTTCAGACCTGGCGCTGCCGCGAGCCGAAGGATCTCGCCTATGTGCTGGATCATTTGGGCGAGCTCGTGGTGAAGGAAGTGCACGGCTCCGGCGGCTACGGCATGCTGATCGGCCCCGCTGCGACCAAGGCGACCATCGAAGCGTTCCGCGAAAAGCTCAAGCGCGAGCCGGAAGGCTTCATCGCCCAGCCGACGCTGGCGCTCTCGACCTGTCCGACCTGCACGGCATCCGGTCTCGCGCCACGCCATGTCGACCTGCGGCCCTTCGTGCTCACCGGCAGCAAGAGCACGACGATCGTGCCGGGTGGTCTCACCCGCGTCGCGCTGAAGGAAGGCTCGCTGGTGGTGAATTCGAGCCAGGGCGGCGGCACCAAAGACACCTGGATATTGGACGAGTAG
- the gpt gene encoding xanthine phosphoribosyltransferase — protein sequence MAGEPPELSAQERAGKAFPVSWDQFHRDCRALTWRLNEVGPFHAVIAITRGGLVPAAIVARELGVRVIDTVCIASYDHTKQGDLQVLKGISDAAMKLGGGTGKGLLIVDDLVDTGKTGKLVREMLPDAHFATVYAKPKGRPLVDTFITEVSQDTWIFFPWDTALSYHPPLRDGAA from the coding sequence ATGGCTGGTGAACCACCCGAACTGAGCGCGCAGGAGCGCGCAGGCAAGGCCTTCCCGGTATCGTGGGACCAGTTCCACCGGGATTGCCGGGCACTGACCTGGCGCCTGAACGAGGTCGGTCCGTTTCATGCGGTGATCGCGATCACGCGCGGCGGCCTGGTGCCGGCCGCGATCGTGGCGCGCGAGCTCGGGGTACGCGTGATCGATACGGTCTGCATCGCCAGCTACGATCACACCAAGCAGGGCGACCTTCAGGTTCTCAAGGGCATTTCCGACGCGGCGATGAAGCTCGGCGGCGGCACCGGCAAGGGGCTTCTGATCGTCGACGACCTCGTCGACACCGGCAAGACCGGCAAGCTGGTGCGCGAGATGCTGCCCGATGCGCATTTCGCCACGGTCTATGCCAAGCCGAAGGGACGCCCGCTGGTCGACACCTTCATCACCGAAGTGTCGCAGGACACCTGGATCTTCTTCCCTTGGGACACCGCGCTGTCGTATCACCCGCCGCTGCGTGATGGCGCGGCGTGA